The Henckelia pumila isolate YLH828 chromosome 2, ASM3356847v2, whole genome shotgun sequence genome includes a window with the following:
- the LOC140878609 gene encoding B3 domain-containing transcription factor ABI3-like translates to MIKNEVVPTGEHDLRVNPTGNVDGKIERMDNIANPSCGFGAMEEGVVMESTSHVVGDKDIWLDVNHEASVFYDDDDFPPLPDFPCMSSSSSSSSSSVSPAVNPVAATSSSSSRASSSPTAELEADTSFHQQIYKGGGDNQLKSEAAAAALSSTASMEITPPPSEYVGAGNVDCIDVMETFGYMDLLDGNEIWDPSSVFQSEINPQEFTEDQKMNMMLSEEENNEDGLSFMQGNSELAMIFFEWLKQNKDYISAEDVRNIKLKRSTIETASKRLGTTKEGKKQLLKLILDWVEHFQLQKFRTRETQETQNPQFNHYIINPLPTTPWMPPQLAGAVAQSPAFSPTMEAAYSGGGGDPAYTNYIHAAPLNYHQVANGIPYPASAEYSSMEHAQSWAPMAPFTTMPPPHFSPFPDNGNLFPQPHSLYGNPYLLFDKNGERLVKLGSLATKEARKKRMARQRSLYSYHNRRNIIGNPTHNHDQINDHRVVADDCENAGTQESPAGDCMYWQSVASSMVAATVDVPQQPNYPRQYCAPSDRRQQQQGWKTEKNLKFLLQKVLKQSDVGNLGRIVLPKKEAESHLPELDSRDGIPIAMEDIGTSRVWNMRYRFWPNNKSRMYLLENTGEFVRMNGLQEGDFIVIYSDTKCGKYMIRGVKVRQPGTKLEGKKPATRKNGTRSLSTSRTSPSPAVPIKQSV, encoded by the exons ATGATTAAAAATGAGGTTGTACCTACCGGTGAACATGATTTGCGTGTGAATCCCACCGGAAATGTTGACGGGAAAATAGAAAGAATGGATAATATTGCAAACCCTAGCTGTGGTTTTGGAGCCATGGAAGAAGGAGTAGTGATGGAGAGTACTAGTCATGTTGTTGGTGACAAAGATATATGGCTTGATGTGAATCATGAAGCTTCCGTTTTCTATGACGACGACGACTTTCCGCCTCTACCTGATTTCCCTTGCATGTCGTCTTCTTCATCGTCGTCTTCCTCTTCTGTATCTCCGGCGGTGAATCCCGTCGCCGCCACTTCTTCCTCCTCTTCCCGCGCATCGTCCTCTCCGACGGCGGAGCTGGAAGCTGATACGAGTTTTCATCAGCAGATTTACAAAGGGGGTGGTGATAACCAGTTGAAATCggaggcggcggcggcggctttGTCTTCGACGGCCTCCATGGAGATCACTCCGCCGCCGTCCGAGTATGTCGGTGCGGGCAACGTTGACTGCATCGATGTGATGGAAACCTTTGGTTACATGGATTTATTAGACGGTAATGAAATATGGGACCCATCTTCGGTTTTCCAAAGCGAGATTAACCCTCAAGAATTCACGGAAGACCAAAAGATGAATATGATGCTGAGCGAGGAAGAAAATAATGAGGATGGGTTGAGTTTCATGCAAGGGAACAGCGAGCTTGCTATGATATTCTTCGAGTGGTTGAAGCAAAACAAGGATTACATTTCCGCTGAAGACGTGAGGAACATAAAGCTGAAGCGTTCCACCATTGAAACTGCTTCGAAGCGCTTGGGTACCACCAAAGAAGGGAAAAAGCAGCTTCTCAAACTCATACTCGACTGGGTGGAGCATTTCCAGCTTCAGAAATTTCGGACAAGGGAAACCCAAGAAACTCAAAACCCCCAATTTAATCACTACATTATTAATCCTCTTCCTACCACCCCCTGGATGCCGCCTCAACTCGCCGGAGCTGTGGCGCAATCGCCGGCTTTTTCGCCTACTATGGAAGCCGCCTATAGTGGGGGGGGCGGAGACCCAGCTTATACAAACTATATTCATGCCGCTCCTTTGAATTATCATCAAGTAGCAAATGGCATTCCATATCCAGCTTCGGCTGAATACTCGTCCATGGAACATGCTCAATCTTGGGCGCCGATGGCTCCATTCACCACCATGCCTCCTCCTCACTTTAGTCCTTTCCCTGATAATGGTAACCTTTTCCCTCAACCCCATAGTTTATATGGGAACCCTTATCTGCTCTTTGATAAGAATGGAGAGCGATTGGTGAAGTTGGGATCATTGGCGACTAAAGAAGCTAGGAAAAAGAGGATGGCTCGCCAGAGATCCCTTTACTCGTATCACAATCGCCGCAATATTATTGGTAACCCAACCCATAATCATGATCAAATAAATGATCACCGTGTTGTGGCTGATGACTGCGAAAATGCCGGCACTCAAGAAAGTCCCGCCGGAGATTGTATGTACTGGCAGTCGGTTGCTTCTTCGATGGTGGCGGCAACGGTCGATGTGCCGCAGCAACCGAACTATCCGCGACAGTACTGTGCGCCATCCGATCGGCGGCAGCAGCAACAg GGATGGAAGACGGAAAAGAACTTGAAGTTTTTGCTGCAGAAAGTGTTGAAGCAAAGTGATGTCGGTAATCTTGGAAGGATTGTGTTGCCAAAA AAAGAAGCCGAAAGCCATCTTCCAGAATTGGATTCAAGAGACGGAATTCCTATTGCCATGGAAGATATCGGAACTTCTCGCGTTTGGAATATGCGATATAG GTTCTGGCCTAACAACAAAAGCAGGATGTACCTTCTTGAGAACACGG GAGAATTTGTGAGGATGAATGGACTACAAGAGGGAGACTTTATAGTGATTTACTCCGACACGAAATGTGGCAAATAT ATGATTCGAGGAGTAAAAGTGCGACAACCCGGAACGAAGTTAGAGGGGAAGAAGCCGGCGACGAGGAAGAACGGTACTCGCAGCTTATCAACTTCCAGAACCAGCCCTTCACCAGCAGTACCTATCAAACAATCGGTTTGA